One Acidobacteriota bacterium genomic window carries:
- a CDS encoding tetratricopeptide repeat protein — MSRGSIKSAGSWVALAALVLVSFGVSLSGEFVWDDRPLIAENGLVKDPSRALEIVSKSFWETDDRHDRFRAFFRPAVGLTYALDHGVWGDNPIGYRLTNLLIHFLCCGLVFGIAKREGLGELSSFIAGALFAVHPVHVENVAWISGRTDLLGGLFLLAAFSVYLHAENWPRAGRGLLAALLFLVALFSKEMAIMLPALVALHVYLKDTSKRRRVFRALSAALPFVPAAALYFLARMRVLGDGGQALFTLDPLSWLATAWFVFARYCMLLIVPFPLDAHYPDPAVTSLFSARALLGLVFIAIVAAVVIYSRRRSRRVTFWILWIVVSQAPVYAFGRFGDVLLADRFLYIPSVGLAILTGVAIQAAVDLGIARLRRVALAVVTVILLLFTAQSASRSRVWRSDTLLFENMLKTSPNSALVRNNLGLARYRDGRQQEATREFERAVQLSPGFALAHNNLAAAYETHGRRQAAMRHYRSALEAAPELLEARSNAGHLEFELGLRRQGLRRLEALVESAPRYVKGVYALADVLARSGRIDESLERVEQALKLDRNHAPAYYLKGKLLHERGESGDAAAAMREFLRLSPGEGPHADAARRVIDEASVLSE; from the coding sequence ATGTCCCGGGGGTCCATAAAATCGGCAGGATCGTGGGTCGCATTGGCGGCGCTGGTCCTGGTCTCCTTCGGCGTCAGCCTCAGCGGTGAGTTCGTCTGGGACGACCGTCCACTGATCGCCGAGAACGGTCTGGTGAAGGATCCCTCCCGAGCGCTTGAGATCGTCAGCAAGAGTTTCTGGGAGACCGACGACCGACACGACCGGTTTCGCGCCTTCTTCCGACCGGCGGTGGGACTGACCTATGCGTTGGACCACGGCGTTTGGGGCGACAATCCGATCGGGTACCGCCTTACCAACCTCCTGATCCATTTTCTTTGCTGCGGACTGGTCTTCGGCATCGCGAAACGGGAGGGGCTGGGCGAACTGAGCTCGTTCATCGCCGGCGCCCTCTTCGCAGTCCATCCGGTTCATGTTGAGAACGTGGCGTGGATTTCCGGGCGAACGGATCTGCTCGGTGGGCTGTTCCTGCTAGCGGCGTTTTCGGTCTATCTCCACGCCGAGAACTGGCCACGGGCTGGTCGCGGGTTGCTGGCCGCGCTGCTGTTCCTGGTCGCGCTGTTCTCGAAAGAGATGGCGATCATGCTGCCCGCGCTCGTGGCGCTTCATGTTTACCTGAAAGACACGTCGAAGCGACGTCGAGTTTTCCGCGCGCTGTCGGCGGCCCTCCCCTTCGTCCCGGCAGCGGCCCTCTATTTCCTGGCGCGCATGCGGGTCCTGGGCGACGGCGGGCAGGCCCTGTTCACGCTGGATCCGTTGAGCTGGCTTGCGACCGCCTGGTTTGTCTTCGCCCGCTATTGCATGCTCCTGATCGTTCCCTTCCCGCTGGATGCCCATTACCCGGATCCTGCGGTCACAAGCCTGTTTTCCGCGCGCGCACTGTTGGGTCTGGTCTTTATCGCCATCGTCGCGGCGGTTGTGATTTACAGCCGTCGACGGTCCCGTCGGGTGACGTTCTGGATCCTGTGGATCGTCGTGAGTCAGGCACCGGTCTACGCGTTCGGTCGTTTCGGCGACGTGTTACTGGCGGATCGCTTCCTGTACATCCCGTCCGTGGGATTGGCGATCTTGACCGGTGTCGCGATCCAGGCGGCAGTCGATCTTGGCATCGCGCGGCTGCGCCGTGTGGCGCTGGCGGTCGTCACCGTTATCCTGCTGTTGTTTACTGCGCAGAGTGCGTCAAGGAGTCGTGTCTGGCGATCGGACACTCTGCTCTTCGAGAACATGCTGAAGACGTCGCCCAATTCGGCGCTGGTGCGCAACAACCTCGGCCTGGCCAGGTATCGCGACGGCCGTCAGCAGGAGGCGACCCGTGAATTTGAACGGGCCGTGCAGTTGAGTCCCGGCTTCGCTCTGGCCCATAACAATCTCGCGGCAGCCTACGAGACGCACGGTAGACGGCAGGCTGCGATGCGTCACTACCGGAGTGCGCTGGAGGCCGCCCCCGAGTTGCTCGAGGCCCGCTCCAATGCCGGTCATCTCGAGTTCGAGTTGGGTTTGCGGCGTCAGGGCCTCCGCCGGCTCGAGGCGTTGGTCGAGTCGGCGCCCAGATACGTGAAGGGTGTCTACGCGCTTGCGGACGTGCTGGCCCGGAGTGGGCGGATCGACGAATCGCTGGAGCGCGTCGAGCAGGCCCTCAAACTCGACCGCAATCACGCTCCCGCCTACTACCTCAAGGGTAAGTTGCTTCACGAGCGGGGAGAGTCAGGCGACGCCGCTGCCGCGATGCGGGAGTTCCTGCGACTCTCTCCCGGCGAGGGGCCGCATGCCGACGCCGCACGTCGTGTGATAGACGAAGCGTCAGTGCTGTCGGAATGA
- a CDS encoding pilus assembly PilX N-terminal domain-containing protein: MNASQRLRSQRQPERGSSMVVAIFVLAMVTTLGVALLFLTRNETQLAQADTRSKRVYYVSEAGLEDGRATVANDNRFSANPKSYNEELVSASGGLLGNGSFDFDPTRVRAVYDSAGNVTGFTGYGDDVPIRSSTAFDDGWYVAFLTNDPVDNALNPLIDTNDRLMISGIAAGPDRSFEVVEAVVEFNELFPSLPATITILGPNAQFQGGNSNAKAYLGDDSGAHCPNGVPGASVPVVGVIGGTSKTSAEAGVSKPNNYATDYGNVVGTDTVSDLVPLGVDSLWTDCDRTVDFARQVRDAADLVGDSTTPLSDLGTPGNPKIVFIDDNYEISGNFSGAGLLFVSGTFEFDGMADWTGAIFIIGTGQYIRTGGGNGDMLGGVVVANVSGPDLSLFTGDDCSGDDGIKPSSDDGMAQASFDTSGGGGLTTAYCSDAFANLQAARPLDIVSFRQH, from the coding sequence ATGAATGCGTCGCAACGACTCCGTTCGCAGCGGCAGCCTGAGCGCGGCTCGAGCATGGTCGTCGCGATTTTCGTGCTCGCTATGGTCACAACGCTCGGCGTTGCGCTGCTCTTCCTAACCCGGAATGAGACGCAACTCGCTCAGGCCGACACTCGCTCGAAGCGGGTCTACTACGTCTCCGAGGCCGGACTCGAGGACGGCCGAGCCACCGTGGCCAATGACAACCGCTTCTCTGCGAACCCGAAGAGCTACAACGAGGAGTTGGTCTCGGCGTCCGGAGGGCTTCTCGGAAATGGCTCCTTCGACTTCGACCCCACCCGGGTACGTGCGGTCTACGACTCTGCCGGCAACGTCACCGGGTTCACCGGCTACGGTGACGACGTCCCGATCCGCTCCAGTACCGCCTTCGACGACGGCTGGTATGTCGCGTTCCTCACCAATGACCCGGTCGACAACGCTCTGAACCCGCTCATCGACACCAACGATCGATTGATGATCTCTGGGATCGCCGCCGGTCCCGATCGTTCGTTCGAGGTGGTGGAAGCGGTGGTCGAATTCAATGAGCTGTTCCCGTCCCTCCCGGCGACCATCACGATCCTTGGACCCAACGCCCAGTTTCAGGGTGGCAACAGCAACGCCAAGGCCTATCTCGGCGACGACAGCGGTGCCCATTGCCCGAATGGCGTTCCGGGCGCATCGGTCCCGGTGGTCGGTGTCATCGGCGGCACGTCAAAAACCAGCGCCGAGGCGGGCGTGAGCAAACCGAACAACTACGCGACGGACTACGGCAATGTCGTCGGAACCGATACGGTCTCCGACCTGGTTCCCCTGGGCGTCGACTCTCTCTGGACCGACTGCGACCGGACCGTCGACTTTGCGCGACAGGTCAGAGATGCCGCCGACCTGGTCGGCGATTCGACGACGCCGCTCTCGGATCTCGGGACTCCCGGGAATCCGAAGATTGTCTTCATTGACGATAACTACGAGATCTCCGGCAACTTCAGCGGCGCCGGACTGCTGTTTGTTTCCGGAACGTTCGAGTTCGACGGCATGGCCGACTGGACCGGCGCCATCTTCATCATCGGAACCGGTCAGTACATCCGCACGGGCGGCGGCAACGGCGACATGCTGGGTGGCGTGGTCGTGGCCAACGTCTCGGGACCGGACCTCAGTCTGTTTACCGGCGACGACTGTTCGGGCGACGATGGTATCAAGCCCAGTTCGGACGACGGCATGGCCCAGGCTTCCTTCGACACCAGCGGTGGTGGCGGGTTGACGACGGCCTACTGCAGTGACGCCTTTGCCAACCTGCAGGCGGCGCGGCCTCTGGACATCGTCTCATTCCGACAGCACTGA
- a CDS encoding pilus assembly PilX N-terminal domain-containing protein — MPNTIKRILPRKQDGSIDERGSALVMAIFVLVLLTTIGSALLFVSQNEVRMSGADTNSKASFYIAEAGLEAGRMTLYNTNEGESFDDDLAAAADDGTFDFSVLTISATYGSDGDVNGFTYGADQPLIGPVAFGDGYFVAFLTNDIVDEAIDPLLDTNERVVLTGVGAGPDGSFEVVQAIIEIRDLLPPTPPAAVTLLGPTPFFDSGDSSAKRYVGDDCDGTGVPGYYVPALGAIGASAEASGEAGMHTNPDYEANGLPDSDTFADLTDWSSEPALGVYGADIDPAWNVCTNLLEYVDLVRESADVVCTPPAACAWPASSPDRVVFIDGDWTIGPGVQDGLLFVTGQLNLHGQATWNGLIFVVGEGRMVAYGGGNGEKSGSTIVADIAGPDNIFGNADDCTGGDGGFDSVHYDDAGGGNSDTVYCSVDIEASMPIPPYDILEFRQY; from the coding sequence ATGCCAAATACCATCAAACGCATCCTGCCCAGGAAACAAGACGGCAGCATTGACGAGCGCGGATCCGCGTTGGTCATGGCCATCTTTGTTCTCGTTCTACTGACGACGATCGGTTCAGCCTTGTTGTTTGTCAGCCAGAACGAAGTTCGCATGAGTGGAGCCGACACCAACAGCAAGGCGTCGTTCTATATTGCGGAGGCCGGCCTGGAGGCGGGCCGGATGACGCTGTACAACACGAACGAGGGCGAAAGTTTCGACGACGACCTGGCCGCCGCGGCCGACGACGGGACGTTTGATTTCAGCGTCTTAACGATTTCCGCGACCTACGGATCCGACGGCGACGTCAATGGGTTCACCTACGGAGCGGACCAACCGCTGATCGGGCCCGTTGCCTTTGGAGACGGATATTTCGTCGCGTTCCTGACCAACGATATCGTCGACGAAGCGATAGACCCCCTCCTGGATACGAACGAACGGGTCGTGCTGACCGGTGTCGGCGCCGGCCCCGACGGATCGTTCGAAGTCGTTCAGGCGATCATCGAGATTCGCGACCTGTTGCCACCGACCCCGCCGGCGGCCGTGACGCTGCTCGGGCCGACGCCGTTTTTCGACAGTGGTGACTCCTCGGCCAAACGGTATGTCGGTGACGACTGCGACGGTACTGGCGTGCCCGGCTATTACGTACCGGCGCTGGGAGCGATCGGCGCTTCCGCCGAAGCGTCTGGCGAAGCGGGAATGCACACCAACCCAGACTACGAGGCCAACGGTCTGCCGGATAGTGACACCTTTGCGGACCTGACCGACTGGTCCAGCGAACCCGCCCTGGGAGTCTACGGCGCCGACATCGATCCAGCTTGGAACGTTTGCACCAACCTCCTGGAGTACGTCGACCTTGTCCGCGAGAGTGCCGATGTGGTCTGCACGCCACCGGCGGCCTGCGCGTGGCCGGCGTCGTCACCGGATCGGGTGGTCTTCATCGACGGCGACTGGACCATCGGACCAGGAGTCCAGGACGGACTTCTGTTCGTCACCGGCCAGCTGAACTTGCACGGTCAGGCCACCTGGAATGGCTTGATCTTCGTCGTTGGCGAGGGGAGGATGGTCGCCTACGGCGGCGGCAATGGAGAGAAGTCCGGCTCCACGATCGTGGCCGACATCGCGGGCCCCGACAATATCTTCGGCAACGCCGACGACTGCACCGGCGGCGACGGTGGCTTCGACTCCGTTCACTACGATGACGCCGGCGGTGGCAACAGCGACACGGTCTACTGCTCCGTCGACATCGAAGCGTCGATGCCGATTCCGCCCTACGACATTCTGGAATTCCGCCAGTATTGA
- a CDS encoding GspH/FimT family pseudopilin, whose protein sequence is MRSTAFDVQTYLQLARIEAVSRNRDVRFVIDTDNRQLAVWDGMTTASTVDDELLYLAPISDSIDFANPQVGAAVTLSQIGGSDEYQCIFSSDGTVGTGAGGAVMVFGGDEYGKVSVFDAGGIQVEKWSNGAWHVGG, encoded by the coding sequence ATGCGATCCACCGCGTTCGATGTGCAGACCTACCTGCAGTTGGCCCGCATCGAGGCGGTCAGTCGCAATCGGGACGTCCGCTTCGTCATCGACACGGACAACCGCCAACTGGCGGTCTGGGACGGCATGACCACCGCCTCGACGGTGGATGACGAACTCCTCTACCTGGCCCCCATCTCCGATTCCATCGATTTCGCCAACCCGCAAGTCGGGGCCGCCGTCACGCTCTCGCAGATCGGTGGCAGCGACGAATACCAATGCATCTTCTCGTCCGACGGCACGGTCGGCACCGGTGCCGGTGGCGCCGTGATGGTCTTTGGCGGTGACGAGTACGGAAAAGTCTCGGTCTTCGATGCCGGTGGCATTCAGGTCGAGAAGTGGAGTAATGGAGCGTGGCATGTCGGTGGTTAG
- a CDS encoding acyl-CoA dehydrogenase family protein: protein MSDHPDLPAALTELTEEEQLFRDAIRDFAMGEIAPGSHGMDESGQYADGLLPNLFEMGLMAIDVPEEHGGTGGTFFQSCLAVEEISRADAAVGVLVDVQNTLFNNALSRYGTDAQKAHYFPKIAADHVAAYALSEAGSGSDAFALACRGENVADGWKLNGQKLWITNAAEARLFLVFANVDPAKGYRGITAFLVERDDAGFTVGKREKKLGIRASSTCELILQDCTIPEDRVLGEVGKGYKIAIETLNEGRIGIGAQMLGVTQAALDHACRYSKERSQFGKTISEFQAVQHSLARTATELEAARLMVYNAARLRDRDLPFVKEAAMAKLYSSEVAERATSMAVEIFGGYGYTSEYPVEKLYRDAKIGKIYEGTSFMQLNTIAKMILAD, encoded by the coding sequence ATGTCCGATCACCCAGATTTGCCTGCTGCCCTGACCGAACTCACCGAAGAGGAGCAGCTCTTTCGGGATGCGATCCGCGACTTTGCCATGGGCGAGATCGCCCCGGGCTCCCACGGGATGGACGAGAGCGGTCAGTACGCCGATGGGCTGCTTCCCAATCTGTTCGAGATGGGACTGATGGCGATCGATGTTCCGGAGGAACACGGTGGAACCGGCGGGACGTTCTTCCAGTCCTGTCTCGCCGTAGAGGAGATCTCCCGCGCGGACGCCGCCGTCGGCGTGCTGGTCGACGTGCAGAACACGTTGTTCAACAACGCCCTCTCTCGCTACGGAACCGACGCGCAGAAGGCGCACTACTTTCCGAAAATCGCTGCGGACCATGTCGCGGCGTACGCGCTGTCCGAAGCGGGGTCGGGCTCGGATGCATTCGCCCTGGCCTGTCGTGGCGAGAACGTCGCGGATGGCTGGAAACTGAACGGGCAGAAGCTTTGGATCACGAACGCCGCCGAGGCTCGTCTGTTCCTGGTCTTCGCCAACGTCGACCCCGCCAAGGGCTACCGGGGAATCACGGCCTTCCTCGTCGAGCGCGACGATGCCGGCTTTACCGTCGGCAAGCGCGAAAAGAAATTGGGCATCCGAGCGTCCAGCACCTGTGAGCTGATCCTGCAGGACTGCACCATCCCGGAGGACAGGGTGCTGGGCGAGGTGGGCAAGGGGTACAAGATCGCCATCGAGACGCTTAATGAAGGACGCATCGGAATCGGGGCCCAGATGTTGGGCGTCACCCAGGCCGCTCTCGATCATGCCTGTCGCTATTCGAAGGAACGCTCGCAGTTCGGCAAGACGATCAGCGAGTTCCAGGCGGTTCAGCACTCTCTGGCCCGGACGGCGACGGAACTGGAGGCCGCCCGATTGATGGTCTACAACGCCGCCCGTCTGCGAGATCGCGACCTCCCCTTCGTCAAGGAAGCCGCGATGGCGAAGCTTTATTCGAGCGAGGTAGCCGAACGCGCCACGTCGATGGCCGTGGAGATATTCGGCGGCTACGGCTACACGTCCGAGTATCCCGTGGAAAAACTCTACCGCGACGCGAAGATCGGCAAGATCTACGAAGGTACGTCGTTCATGCAACTGAACACCATCGCCAAGATGATCCTGGCCGACTAG
- the hemE gene encoding uroporphyrinogen decarboxylase, whose protein sequence is MNDLYLRAARREPVERSPIWIMRQAGRYLPEYRAVRQEVDFLTLCRTPELAAKVTLQPIERFGFDAAILFSDILVIAEPLGIDVAFSPGPVIERPLRTAADIERLRHDDPRESLAYVMEAIRILRGELKVPLIGFAGAPFTLAAYMVEGKGSKNFATLRSLMIADSPLAHRLLERITETLEVYLLAQVDAGAQAIQLFDTWAGLLAPGEFGEFCIPYVKRLIEKVRERGVPVTYFAMDGCHLLERLPEVGADVLGIDWRTPLSMASTRVGRRHALQGNLDPTALFAPPAAVRERTTAVLEEARDLPGHIFNLGHGILPDTPIESVEAVVETVRATAERS, encoded by the coding sequence ATGAACGACCTCTACCTGAGAGCCGCGCGGCGCGAGCCTGTCGAACGGTCCCCTATCTGGATCATGCGTCAGGCCGGTCGCTACCTGCCCGAATACCGTGCGGTTCGGCAGGAAGTCGATTTCCTGACGCTCTGCCGTACCCCGGAACTTGCCGCCAAGGTCACACTGCAGCCCATCGAGCGGTTTGGCTTCGATGCGGCGATCCTGTTCTCGGACATCCTCGTCATCGCGGAACCGCTGGGGATCGACGTCGCGTTCTCGCCGGGACCCGTCATCGAACGGCCATTGAGAACCGCGGCCGATATCGAACGACTGAGACACGACGACCCGCGGGAGTCCCTTGCCTACGTGATGGAAGCGATTCGCATCCTCCGCGGAGAACTCAAGGTGCCGCTCATCGGGTTTGCCGGTGCCCCGTTCACGCTTGCGGCTTACATGGTGGAAGGTAAGGGTTCGAAGAACTTCGCCACGCTACGTTCGCTCATGATCGCGGATTCTCCACTGGCCCATCGCCTCCTGGAACGCATCACCGAAACACTGGAGGTCTACCTCCTGGCCCAGGTCGATGCCGGCGCCCAGGCGATCCAGTTGTTCGATACCTGGGCCGGCCTGCTTGCCCCGGGGGAGTTCGGCGAGTTCTGCATCCCCTACGTCAAGCGACTGATTGAAAAAGTCCGCGAGCGGGGTGTACCCGTGACCTACTTCGCGATGGATGGCTGCCACTTGCTCGAGCGGCTCCCGGAGGTGGGGGCCGATGTACTCGGTATCGACTGGCGGACACCGCTCTCCATGGCTTCAACTCGCGTCGGCCGCCGGCACGCACTCCAGGGGAACCTGGATCCAACCGCATTGTTCGCACCGCCTGCCGCCGTCCGAGAAAGGACGACCGCCGTCCTCGAAGAAGCACGGGACCTTCCCGGACATATCTTCAATCTTGGCCATGGCATCCTCCCCGACACGCCGATCGAGTCGGTCGAGGCCGTGGTCGAGACCGTGCGCGCCACTGCGGAACGCTCGTGA
- a CDS encoding type II secretion system GspH family protein has translation MRLPRKGESGFTMLEMLISLAVLSMAMSGLASLLVQNSRINKQQQMTAEVQANARNCLSLLVQRMRSAGWNPSNDISVGTLTLDADLSDDDSEIEIFADLTADGDTDEADEQVFIRHDASAGAIVWRRDNDVLTPFNTVAVNISNDANGDGTIEPMFTPDSVTAPTMVTIQVTAVSPVPDPISGDLIRYTVSSDVVLRKNI, from the coding sequence ATGAGACTCCCCAGAAAAGGCGAATCCGGCTTCACCATGCTCGAGATGCTTATCAGCCTCGCGGTTCTGTCGATGGCCATGAGCGGTCTCGCCAGTCTGTTGGTCCAGAACTCCCGGATCAACAAGCAGCAGCAGATGACGGCTGAGGTGCAGGCCAACGCACGAAACTGCCTATCGCTTCTGGTACAGCGCATGCGTAGCGCCGGTTGGAATCCGAGTAACGACATCAGCGTGGGTACCTTGACCCTGGATGCCGACCTCTCCGATGACGACAGCGAGATCGAGATCTTCGCCGACCTGACGGCCGACGGAGATACCGACGAGGCCGACGAACAGGTGTTCATCCGTCACGATGCCAGCGCCGGCGCGATCGTGTGGCGACGAGACAACGATGTCCTGACGCCGTTCAACACCGTCGCGGTCAACATCAGCAACGACGCCAATGGTGACGGCACGATTGAACCGATGTTCACACCGGACTCGGTCACCGCTCCGACCATGGTCACGATCCAGGTAACCGCCGTATCCCCTGTGCCTGATCCCATATCGGGCGATCTGATCCGTTACACCGTAAGCAGCGACGTCGTCCTGAGAAAGAACATCTAA
- a CDS encoding prepilin-type N-terminal cleavage/methylation domain-containing protein yields the protein MSVVRTISKQEGFSLVEVLVALFLIGIGVLAAAPMFVYAIQGNAVGADFGRAGALAVERMEILRSQDYTIHVAGGSLSTNVTGYFDSSDPEYIVRWAVRDNITPVGTKTIVVRATAVGRRVGRNKQVQLATVRGG from the coding sequence ATGTCGGTGGTTAGAACCATTTCCAAGCAGGAAGGCTTCTCGCTGGTCGAGGTCCTGGTCGCACTGTTCCTGATCGGGATCGGCGTGCTGGCAGCCGCTCCGATGTTCGTCTACGCCATCCAGGGAAATGCGGTGGGTGCGGACTTCGGAAGAGCCGGCGCCCTCGCCGTCGAGCGCATGGAGATCCTCCGCTCTCAGGACTATACGATCCATGTGGCCGGCGGGAGCCTCAGCACCAACGTGACGGGCTACTTTGACAGCAGCGATCCGGAATACATCGTCCGCTGGGCCGTTCGCGACAATATCACCCCCGTCGGCACCAAGACCATCGTTGTCCGCGCCACTGCGGTCGGGCGACGGGTCGGACGTAACAAGCAGGTACAACTCGCCACGGTACGAGGAGGCTGA
- a CDS encoding TIGR00266 family protein, giving the protein MEQMHVVDYRIFGDDMQFVEVELDPQEAAIAEAGGMMYMDDGIEMETIFGDGSSKTTGVLGSLLGAGKRLLTGESLFMTVFGNQGSGKRRVAFGAPYPGKILPIALPDVGGTLIAQKDSFLCAAKGVEIGIAFQKKIGAGLFGGEGFIMQRLEGDGMVFVHAGGTLYERTLQPGERLRVDTGCIVGFQPTVEYDIKFVGGIKSALFGGEGLFFATLKGPGRVWLQSLPFSRLADRIFASAPSRGGKSKGEGSILGGLGRMIDGD; this is encoded by the coding sequence ATGGAGCAGATGCACGTCGTGGACTATCGGATCTTTGGCGATGACATGCAGTTCGTCGAGGTCGAGCTGGACCCTCAGGAGGCGGCCATCGCCGAGGCCGGCGGCATGATGTACATGGATGACGGGATCGAGATGGAGACCATCTTCGGGGACGGCTCCAGCAAGACCACCGGCGTCCTCGGGTCTCTGCTGGGTGCGGGCAAACGGCTCCTGACCGGCGAGAGCCTGTTCATGACGGTCTTCGGCAATCAGGGCAGCGGCAAGCGGCGTGTGGCATTCGGCGCACCGTATCCCGGCAAGATCCTGCCGATCGCACTGCCCGATGTCGGCGGCACACTGATCGCGCAGAAGGACTCGTTCCTCTGCGCCGCCAAGGGTGTGGAGATCGGGATCGCCTTCCAGAAGAAGATCGGCGCCGGTCTGTTTGGCGGCGAGGGTTTCATCATGCAGCGCCTCGAAGGCGACGGGATGGTCTTCGTCCACGCCGGTGGAACGTTGTACGAACGCACCCTCCAGCCCGGCGAACGATTGCGAGTCGATACCGGTTGTATCGTCGGGTTCCAGCCGACGGTGGAGTACGACATCAAGTTCGTGGGGGGCATCAAGTCCGCGCTGTTTGGCGGCGAGGGACTGTTCTTCGCGACGCTGAAGGGTCCAGGGCGCGTCTGGCTTCAGTCTCTACCGTTCAGTCGACTGGCCGATCGGATCTTCGCGTCAGCGCCGAGTCGCGGCGGGAAGTCCAAGGGCGAGGGATCGATTCTGGGTGGGCTCGGTCGAATGATCGACGGGGACTAG
- the hemG gene encoding protoporphyrinogen oxidase: MADVVVIGAGITGLTLTERLQQAFSKRNRGESVICLEASDRAGGHLRSDIVDGYLCEWGPSGFLDNAPATLELVDRLGLGEDVLVADDVSARRYIFRNGRLRELPSKPPALLTSGVLPLTGLLRIFLEPLIKARRHGTEESIYEFVRRRFGKHAATILADAMVSGVFAGDTRRLSLSACLPMVQEMEIEHGGIIKAMARRRGSKSPTRQRSFRQGMEQLARGLQRRLGPALKLESAVDTVAGLGARGYRIVPQSGVPIEAGVVALTTPAPVTSRLLGQDLPQLTSGLASVPYASMVVIHLGYHRSAIGDLPQGFGFLVPRNSGIRILGSIWTDQVFPEHANDGRCLLRVMIGGAHDPEAHDLDDAELLRIARREIMTTMGIEAAPVFNQIHRHRQAIPQYTLGHKKRLAEWETILSQRPGMHLAGSSYRGVSVNDCIVDGERVASRILQAMEEPS; encoded by the coding sequence ATGGCGGATGTGGTCGTCATTGGAGCGGGTATCACCGGTCTCACGCTGACCGAGCGGCTGCAGCAGGCATTTTCCAAACGCAATCGCGGCGAATCCGTCATCTGCCTGGAGGCCTCGGACAGGGCCGGCGGACATCTTCGCAGTGACATCGTCGACGGGTATCTCTGCGAGTGGGGTCCCAGCGGATTCCTGGACAATGCGCCGGCCACACTAGAACTCGTCGATCGCCTGGGGCTGGGCGAGGACGTCTTGGTGGCCGACGACGTGTCCGCCCGACGTTACATCTTCAGAAACGGTCGACTGCGTGAACTTCCCTCAAAACCTCCGGCGTTGTTGACTTCGGGAGTCTTGCCGCTGACCGGGTTGCTGAGGATTTTCCTCGAGCCTCTGATCAAGGCCCGCCGACACGGGACCGAGGAATCGATCTACGAGTTCGTTCGACGTCGATTCGGAAAACACGCCGCGACGATTCTGGCCGATGCGATGGTATCCGGTGTTTTTGCCGGAGACACCCGCCGTCTCTCTCTCTCGGCCTGTCTGCCGATGGTGCAGGAGATGGAGATCGAACACGGGGGCATCATCAAGGCGATGGCTCGACGCCGCGGATCGAAATCGCCGACCCGTCAGAGGAGTTTTCGCCAGGGGATGGAACAACTCGCACGGGGACTTCAACGAAGACTCGGCCCGGCCCTGAAACTCGAGAGTGCGGTGGATACGGTCGCCGGCCTCGGTGCCCGGGGGTATCGCATCGTTCCGCAGAGTGGCGTCCCGATCGAAGCGGGCGTCGTGGCCCTCACCACGCCGGCCCCCGTGACGTCCCGGTTGTTGGGCCAGGACCTTCCCCAGCTGACAAGCGGGCTGGCATCCGTGCCTTACGCCTCGATGGTGGTGATCCATCTCGGCTATCACCGCTCGGCCATCGGAGACCTACCCCAGGGGTTCGGCTTCCTTGTTCCACGTAACTCCGGCATTCGCATCCTGGGTTCGATCTGGACCGACCAGGTGTTCCCCGAGCATGCCAATGACGGACGCTGTCTACTACGGGTGATGATCGGCGGTGCCCACGACCCGGAGGCCCACGATCTGGACGACGCCGAGTTACTTCGGATCGCTCGACGAGAAATTATGACGACGATGGGTATCGAGGCGGCACCGGTGTTCAATCAGATCCATCGGCATCGGCAGGCGATCCCGCAATACACCCTGGGCCACAAGAAGCGGCTCGCGGAATGGGAAACGATACTCAGCCAGCGACCGGGAATGCACCTGGCGGGAAGTTCCTACCGTGGTGTCTCCGTCAATGACTGCATCGTCGACGGCGAGCGTGTCGCGAGTCGGATCCTCCAGGCGATGGAAGAGCCTTCCTAG